The following are encoded together in the Babylonia areolata isolate BAREFJ2019XMU chromosome 18, ASM4173473v1, whole genome shotgun sequence genome:
- the LOC143292534 gene encoding uncharacterized protein LOC143292534 isoform X2 — protein sequence MATAADWEPSEEECPICNDAFTEPKVLHCGHVVCKDCLVNWLKVETDATCPMCRTTIMENQSNQTFEAFADSLPTDLAMEAVIESQKVLNKDHPCQVCVNSVALFLCTDCGDFFCSTCVKGHQKSSVSRHHSVESLHRLTAEKLASSRPSLCSTHPGEVCKKYCLDHKISLCLECATSTHRTCPGLTDLDSMVQEKIAALSEVSATLGAEEAVLDEAIQQLDQFLLEQAESTAEAIAEMDASFDLLESALKARRQHLKDLYQTALTDTKEEVNKKRTLFFQRKWTLTTHNRISQRSCQVIKDDVIAAMTSAMKTRLNDLQCCRQLPPGSMAFSVGKVVVDSQAVSRLRRDLLKVGEVKTCTTDIAQGKAHVQDGGPVLGAASNITTSTNPQSLYPSDTVITVDGHTQVGGPVLRAASNVTPTSTLQSLTPSDTSASQAPAQVGGPVRGAAPYFTPTTDLQSLSPSDTSASQPSALRFLFHGNCGNNIMLSNCQKAAGKTDKSGDGIVMSLDAMQVNMFYEVRFVRSDGRPTPVDMYLGIVTEPPDAIPLPRWSGQLKSAVVIGVNSEAAKSRAGTVLRDVMKKCRVGLKLDNDRNLYWYNNGKCKGVVINRVPDPCYFMIDLYSFYGQVITQPVIPMS from the exons ATGGCGACAGCTGCAGACTGGGAGCCCAGTGAAGAAGAATGTCCCATATGTAATGATGCTTTTACTGAACCCAAGGTTCTTCACTGTGGGCATGTGGTGTGTAAAGATTGTCTGGTCAATTGGTTGAAAGTAGAGACTGATGCCACTTGCCCAATGTGTCGCACCACTATCATGGAGAATCAGAGCAACCAAACGTTTGAAGCATTTGCAGACAGTCTTCCGACTGACCTGGCAATGGAAGCTGTGATAGAGAGCCAGAAGGTGCTGAACAAGGATCATCCGTGCCAAGTGTGCGTGAATTCGGTTGCCCTGTTCCTGTGCACAGACTGTGGAGACTTTTTCTGCTCCACTTGTGTCAAAGGCCATCAGAAATCTTCAGTGTCACGCCACCACTCAGTTGAAAGCCTGCATAGGCTAACAGCTGAAAAATTAGCGTCAAGTCGGCCATCCCTCTGCTCAACACACCCTGGAGAAGTGTGCAAGAAGTACTGCCTCGATCATAAGATATCCCTGTGTCTTGAGTGTGCAACCAGCACTCACCGTACATGCCCAGGTCTAACAGATCTTGACTCCATGGTGCAGGAAAAAATTGCTGCACTGTCAGAAGTGTCAGCCACCCTCGGTGCAGAAGAAGCTGTTCTGGATGAAGCTATACAGCAGCTGGACCAATTTCTCCTGGAACAGGCTGAGAGCACGGCAGAGGCCATTGCTGAAATGGATGCCAGCTTTGATCTCTTGGAGTCTGCTTTGAAGGCACGTCGACAACATCTCAAAGACCTCTACCAGACTGCCCTCACTGACACCAAGGAGGAGGTGAACAAGAAGAGAACGTTATTCTTCCAGCGAAAATGGACCTTGACAACCCACAACCGAATAAGTCAACGTTCCTGTCAAGTCATCAAAGATGATGTCATCGCTGCCATGACCTCAGCAATGAAGACAAGGCTGAATGATCTGCAGTGCTGCAGACAGTTACCACCTGGGTCCATGGCCTTCAGTgtgggaaaggtggtggtggattCCCAGGCGGTGTCACGACTGCGGAGGGACTTGCTGAAAGTCGGTGAGGTTAAGACCTGCACTACTGACATTGCACAGGGAAAG GCTCATGTACAAGATGGAGGTCCAGTCCTGGGAGCAGCATCCAATATCACCACCTCCACTAATCCTCAGAGCTTGTACCCGAGCGACACAGTGATTACTGTGGAT GGCCATACTCAAGTTGGAGGTCCAGTCCTGAGAGCAGCATCCAATgtcacccccacctctaccctaCAGAGCTTGACCCCAAGTGACACTTCAGCCAGCCAG GCCCCTGCTCAAGTTGGAGGTCCGGTCCGGGGAGCAGCACCCTATTTCACCCCCACCACTGATTTGCAGAGCTTGTCTCCAAGTGACACTTCAGCCAGCCAG CCATCTGCCTTGCGGTTCCTGTTTCATGGCAATTGTGGAAATAACATTATGCTGTCCAACTGCCAGAAGGCGGCAGGGAAAACAGACAAAAGTGGGGATGGCATTGTGATGTCCCTGGACGCTATGCAGGTCAACATGTTTTATGAG GTTAGATTTGTCAGAAGTGATGGGAGACCAACCCCTGTGGACATGTACCTGGGCATTGTGACTGAGCCCCCGGATGCCATCCCCTTGCCCAGGTGGTCTGGCCAGCTCAAGTCTGCTGTTGTGATCGGGGTGAACAGTGAAGCG GCCAAAAGCAGAGCCGGGACAGTGCTGAGGGATGTGATGAAGAAGTGTCGCGTTGGGCTGAAGCTGGACAACGACAGGAACCTGTACTGGTACAACAATGGCAAGTGCAAGGGGGTGGTGATCAACCGTGTGCCTGACCCTTGCTACTTCATGATCGATCTGTATTCCTTTTACGGACAG
- the LOC143292534 gene encoding uncharacterized protein LOC143292534 isoform X1 — protein MATAADWEPSEEECPICNDAFTEPKVLHCGHVVCKDCLVNWLKVETDATCPMCRTTIMENQSNQTFEAFADSLPTDLAMEAVIESQKVLNKDHPCQVCVNSVALFLCTDCGDFFCSTCVKGHQKSSVSRHHSVESLHRLTAEKLASSRPSLCSTHPGEVCKKYCLDHKISLCLECATSTHRTCPGLTDLDSMVQEKIAALSEVSATLGAEEAVLDEAIQQLDQFLLEQAESTAEAIAEMDASFDLLESALKARRQHLKDLYQTALTDTKEEVNKKRTLFFQRKWTLTTHNRISQRSCQVIKDDVIAAMTSAMKTRLNDLQCCRQLPPGSMAFSVGKVVVDSQAVSRLRRDLLKVGEVKTCTTDIAQGKAHVQDGGPVLGAASNITTSTNPQSLYPSDTVITVDGHTQVGGPVLRAASNVTPTSTLQSLTPSDTSASQAPAQVGNPARRLWYNATPITTLQSLSPRDTSTSQAPAQVGSPAGRARYSPTPTTTLQSLDHTVVRGPVLRAASSVTPTTSSQSWFPSDTSARQVHAQVGGPVLRAASNVTPTSTQQSLTPSDTSASQAPAQVGGPVRGAAPYFTPTTDLQSLSPSDTSASQPSALRFLFHGNCGNNIMLSNCQKAAGKTDKSGDGIVMSLDAMQVNMFYEVRFVRSDGRPTPVDMYLGIVTEPPDAIPLPRWSGQLKSAVVIGVNSEAAKSRAGTVLRDVMKKCRVGLKLDNDRNLYWYNNGKCKGVVINRVPDPCYFMIDLYSFYGQVITQPVIPMS, from the exons ATGGCGACAGCTGCAGACTGGGAGCCCAGTGAAGAAGAATGTCCCATATGTAATGATGCTTTTACTGAACCCAAGGTTCTTCACTGTGGGCATGTGGTGTGTAAAGATTGTCTGGTCAATTGGTTGAAAGTAGAGACTGATGCCACTTGCCCAATGTGTCGCACCACTATCATGGAGAATCAGAGCAACCAAACGTTTGAAGCATTTGCAGACAGTCTTCCGACTGACCTGGCAATGGAAGCTGTGATAGAGAGCCAGAAGGTGCTGAACAAGGATCATCCGTGCCAAGTGTGCGTGAATTCGGTTGCCCTGTTCCTGTGCACAGACTGTGGAGACTTTTTCTGCTCCACTTGTGTCAAAGGCCATCAGAAATCTTCAGTGTCACGCCACCACTCAGTTGAAAGCCTGCATAGGCTAACAGCTGAAAAATTAGCGTCAAGTCGGCCATCCCTCTGCTCAACACACCCTGGAGAAGTGTGCAAGAAGTACTGCCTCGATCATAAGATATCCCTGTGTCTTGAGTGTGCAACCAGCACTCACCGTACATGCCCAGGTCTAACAGATCTTGACTCCATGGTGCAGGAAAAAATTGCTGCACTGTCAGAAGTGTCAGCCACCCTCGGTGCAGAAGAAGCTGTTCTGGATGAAGCTATACAGCAGCTGGACCAATTTCTCCTGGAACAGGCTGAGAGCACGGCAGAGGCCATTGCTGAAATGGATGCCAGCTTTGATCTCTTGGAGTCTGCTTTGAAGGCACGTCGACAACATCTCAAAGACCTCTACCAGACTGCCCTCACTGACACCAAGGAGGAGGTGAACAAGAAGAGAACGTTATTCTTCCAGCGAAAATGGACCTTGACAACCCACAACCGAATAAGTCAACGTTCCTGTCAAGTCATCAAAGATGATGTCATCGCTGCCATGACCTCAGCAATGAAGACAAGGCTGAATGATCTGCAGTGCTGCAGACAGTTACCACCTGGGTCCATGGCCTTCAGTgtgggaaaggtggtggtggattCCCAGGCGGTGTCACGACTGCGGAGGGACTTGCTGAAAGTCGGTGAGGTTAAGACCTGCACTACTGACATTGCACAGGGAAAG GCTCATGTACAAGATGGAGGTCCAGTCCTGGGAGCAGCATCCAATATCACCACCTCCACTAATCCTCAGAGCTTGTACCCGAGCGACACAGTGATTACTGTGGAT GGCCATACTCAAGTTGGAGGTCCAGTCCTGAGAGCAGCATCCAATgtcacccccacctctaccctaCAGAGCTTGACCCCAAGTGACACTTCAGCCAGCCAG GCCCCTGCTCAAGTTGGAAATCCAGCTAGGAGATTATGGTACAATGCCACCCCCATCACAACATTGCAGAGCTTGTCCCCAAGAGACACTTCAACCAGCCAG gcccCTGCTCAAGTTGGAAGCCCGGCTGGGAGAGCACGCTacagtcccacccccaccacaacattGCAGAGCTTG GACCATACTGTAGTTAGAGGGCCAGTCCTGAGAGCAGCATCCAGTGTCACCCCAACCACTTCCTCACAGAGCTGGTTCCCAAGTGATACTTCAGCCAGACAG GTTCATGCTCAAGTTGGAGGTCCAGTCCTGAGAGCAGCATCCAATgtcacccccacctctacccaacAGAGCTTGACCCCAAGTGACACTTCAGCCAGCCag GCCCCTGCTCAAGTTGGAGGTCCGGTCCGGGGAGCAGCACCCTATTTCACCCCCACCACTGATTTGCAGAGCTTGTCTCCAAGTGACACTTCAGCCAGCCAG CCATCTGCCTTGCGGTTCCTGTTTCATGGCAATTGTGGAAATAACATTATGCTGTCCAACTGCCAGAAGGCGGCAGGGAAAACAGACAAAAGTGGGGATGGCATTGTGATGTCCCTGGACGCTATGCAGGTCAACATGTTTTATGAG GTTAGATTTGTCAGAAGTGATGGGAGACCAACCCCTGTGGACATGTACCTGGGCATTGTGACTGAGCCCCCGGATGCCATCCCCTTGCCCAGGTGGTCTGGCCAGCTCAAGTCTGCTGTTGTGATCGGGGTGAACAGTGAAGCG GCCAAAAGCAGAGCCGGGACAGTGCTGAGGGATGTGATGAAGAAGTGTCGCGTTGGGCTGAAGCTGGACAACGACAGGAACCTGTACTGGTACAACAATGGCAAGTGCAAGGGGGTGGTGATCAACCGTGTGCCTGACCCTTGCTACTTCATGATCGATCTGTATTCCTTTTACGGACAG